TAGCGGCTTCTGGCACGCCGAGGAGACGTACGAAGACGACCCGCCGCTGCGGATGCTGCAGATATTCGTCCGCCCGCACAGTCTCGACCTCGAGCCCGGCATCCAACACGAGCCGATTCCCGACGGGGTTCCAAACGAGTGGCGCCACCTGTTCGGCCCCGAGGACGGCGAGGCACCGCTATACGTCCGGAACGATGTCGACTTCTACGACTGTCGTCTCGAGGCCGGTGCGACCGTCACGCTGCCGTCACGACCCGGCTGGGACACCTACCTTTACGTGTTCGACGGTGCCGTGACGGTCGGTGATGTGGGAGCAGCAATCGGCTACACCGAAAGCGCACTCGTGACTGGTGAGGGCGATGTCCCCGTGACGGCGACCGAAAAGTCCCTCGTCGTCGCGT
This portion of the Natrinema salinisoli genome encodes:
- a CDS encoding pirin family protein yields the protein MDDSTAAETRTRIHTAPRTDVSQNQGKFRIHLNFPGHAVPGHDDHGYGPLATVVESFMDPGTLIRMHQHRNEEIISWVPEGVMRHDDRHGNELITDPDHLMVMNAGSGFWHAEETYEDDPPLRMLQIFVRPHSLDLEPGIQHEPIPDGVPNEWRHLFGPEDGEAPLYVRNDVDFYDCRLEAGATVTLPSRPGWDTYLYVFDGAVTVGDVGAAIGYTESALVTGEGDVPVTATEKSLVVAFRIDPDAPITRQGTIGR